A region from the Candidatus Electrothrix scaldis genome encodes:
- the alaS gene encoding alanine--tRNA ligase, translating into MTGNEIRQKFLNYFEEKGHAVVESSSLVPHDDPTLLFTNAGMFQFKRIFMGEEHREYTRAVSCQRCVRAGGKHNDLENVGYTARHHTFFEMLGNFSFGDYFKKEAIDFAWQFLTKDLGINPEQLWVSVFREDDEAYELWEQVEDLPNGRIVRLGEADNFWAMGDTGPCGPCSEIHIDQGVEHGCGSADCALGCDCDRFLELWNLVFMQFYRDADGTMTPLPKPSIDTGMGVERVAAVLQGKYNNFDCDLFTPLIDTVVRLSGRAYNDNAADDAAMRVIADHARATAFLVADGVLPSNEGRGYVLRRVMRRAIRYGRTLGLTDAFFGGICRQVIDLMKDAYPHLADSRELLDKVTDHEETRFGETLDHGLAMLYEEISRLLAEKQEKPVINGEFIFKLYDTYGFPKDIVRDVALEKGISLDNAGFEAAMERQREQSKRSWKGKDVDHFSAGLIILLEQGKTTEFLGYATTSAESVVEGIIDAQGNLVQEAAAGDEVQIYCPQTPFYSESGGQIGDCGVISWEGGSFTVQKTKATAEGLVLHTGAINQGTLKNGQQVSLQVDEQRTATALNHTATHLLQAAMKNILGEHVKQAGSLVRADRLRFDFTHFSPVTPEEIRAIEQLVNREIRRNTPVKTEVLSKEAAIAGGATALFGEKYGEEVRVVSIPEFSKELCGGTHTSATGTIGLFKIISETGIAAGVRRIEAVTGQGAVDWVQDLAEQADSLGQLLSGSFDDAQSKVKALMQRQKELEKEIAALNASKALGGLDDLLAGAVDINGVQLICGQLPLDSPKTLREIGDKVRDKMTSGVAVLGGEFGGKAALLAIVTKDLTGKIKAGQLVSEVAALVGGKGGGRPDMAQAGGPMADKLPEAIQAVPGIVRSLLGE; encoded by the coding sequence ATGACCGGTAACGAAATACGACAAAAATTTCTTAATTATTTTGAAGAGAAAGGGCATGCCGTTGTTGAGTCATCATCCCTTGTTCCCCATGATGATCCTACCCTGTTATTTACCAATGCGGGTATGTTCCAGTTTAAGCGCATTTTTATGGGGGAAGAACACCGGGAATATACACGAGCTGTCTCCTGCCAGCGTTGCGTTCGTGCCGGTGGAAAACATAATGATCTTGAGAATGTAGGATACACAGCTCGGCATCATACCTTTTTTGAAATGCTCGGCAATTTTTCCTTTGGTGATTATTTTAAAAAAGAAGCAATAGATTTTGCCTGGCAATTTTTGACCAAGGACTTAGGAATCAACCCAGAACAGCTCTGGGTTTCTGTCTTTCGCGAAGACGATGAGGCGTATGAGCTTTGGGAGCAGGTTGAAGACCTGCCTAATGGGCGTATTGTTCGCTTGGGCGAGGCAGATAATTTTTGGGCAATGGGCGATACCGGTCCCTGCGGTCCCTGCTCGGAGATTCATATTGATCAGGGCGTAGAGCATGGTTGTGGCAGTGCAGACTGCGCATTGGGTTGTGACTGTGATCGTTTCCTTGAGCTGTGGAACTTGGTCTTCATGCAGTTCTATCGTGATGCAGACGGCACTATGACACCTCTGCCCAAGCCCTCTATTGATACCGGCATGGGGGTTGAGCGGGTTGCCGCTGTTTTGCAGGGAAAATATAATAACTTTGACTGCGACCTTTTTACTCCGCTCATTGATACAGTCGTCCGTCTCTCAGGCAGAGCATATAATGATAACGCTGCTGATGACGCAGCAATGCGGGTTATTGCCGATCATGCGCGGGCCACGGCCTTTCTGGTGGCTGATGGGGTGTTGCCCTCCAACGAAGGTCGGGGCTACGTCCTTCGGCGCGTCATGCGGCGGGCCATCCGTTACGGCAGAACTCTGGGCCTGACTGATGCCTTTTTCGGGGGCATTTGTCGTCAGGTGATCGACTTGATGAAGGATGCCTATCCCCACCTTGCCGATTCTCGTGAACTGTTGGACAAGGTAACGGACCACGAAGAGACCCGCTTCGGCGAGACCCTGGATCATGGTCTCGCGATGTTGTACGAGGAGATCAGCCGTTTGCTGGCTGAAAAGCAAGAAAAGCCGGTTATCAACGGTGAGTTTATCTTTAAGCTCTATGATACCTACGGCTTTCCCAAGGACATTGTTCGGGATGTGGCCTTGGAAAAAGGCATCTCTCTGGATAATGCCGGATTTGAAGCAGCTATGGAGCGGCAACGGGAGCAGTCTAAGCGCTCCTGGAAAGGCAAGGATGTCGATCATTTCTCTGCTGGTTTGATCATACTGTTGGAGCAGGGTAAAACTACCGAGTTTCTTGGCTACGCGACAACCTCAGCCGAATCTGTGGTGGAAGGAATCATTGATGCGCAGGGAAATCTGGTACAGGAAGCTGCTGCCGGAGATGAGGTGCAGATTTATTGTCCCCAGACCCCCTTCTATTCTGAATCCGGTGGTCAGATTGGTGACTGCGGTGTCATCAGTTGGGAAGGTGGCTCCTTTACGGTGCAGAAGACCAAGGCCACAGCAGAGGGGCTGGTCCTGCATACAGGAGCAATCAACCAAGGAACCCTTAAAAATGGGCAGCAGGTCAGCTTGCAGGTGGACGAGCAGCGCACGGCCACGGCCCTGAATCATACTGCCACCCATCTTCTTCAGGCAGCCATGAAAAATATTCTGGGCGAGCATGTTAAGCAGGCGGGTTCCTTGGTGCGGGCTGATCGCCTCCGTTTTGACTTCACCCATTTTTCACCAGTGACTCCTGAGGAAATTCGTGCCATTGAGCAACTGGTGAATAGGGAAATCCGAAGAAATACTCCGGTAAAGACAGAGGTTCTTTCCAAGGAGGCAGCCATAGCCGGAGGGGCAACAGCTCTGTTCGGAGAGAAATATGGGGAAGAGGTCCGTGTTGTCAGTATACCGGAGTTCTCCAAAGAGCTTTGCGGAGGAACCCACACCAGCGCCACCGGTACTATCGGGCTCTTTAAAATTATCTCGGAAACAGGTATTGCTGCCGGAGTACGCCGCATTGAGGCTGTGACCGGACAGGGCGCTGTAGATTGGGTGCAAGATTTAGCTGAACAGGCTGACAGCCTGGGACAACTGCTTTCCGGTTCTTTTGACGATGCCCAGTCCAAGGTGAAGGCTCTCATGCAACGACAAAAGGAGCTGGAAAAAGAGATTGCTGCTCTCAATGCCTCTAAGGCTTTGGGAGGGCTTGATGACCTGTTGGCCGGTGCGGTAGATATCAATGGGGTGCAGCTGATTTGCGGTCAGCTTCCCTTGGATTCACCGAAGACTCTGCGGGAGATCGGCGATAAGGTCCGTGATAAGATGACCAGCGGTGTTGCTGTGCTGGGCGGTGAGTTCGGTGGAAAGGCTGCGCTCTTGGCCATTGTCACTAAGGATCTGACCGGAAAAATTAAGGCAGGTCAGCTGGTGAGTGAGGTGGCCGCCCTGGTTGGTGGAAAAGGAGGAGGTAGGCCCGATATGGCACAGGCTGGCGGTCCTATGGCTGATAAACTACCGGAGGCCATCCAGGCTGTTCCGGGAATCGTCCGCAGTCTGTTAGGGGAGTAG
- a CDS encoding isochorismatase family protein: MSFRKTLQASQCCLYVVDPQERLMAHIHEGRRVIRNIELMIRLADTLDFPVIANTQYKKGIGPIVEELIPLLADWPCIDKTEFNGLDNANVRCMLGKLPASVDTLLLCGVESHICVYQTAMGAMRAGYDVRVVADAVSSRTPENDVYGRERLREIGAVVAPAEMIIYELLQKAGTPAFKAMLPYLK, encoded by the coding sequence ATGAGTTTCAGGAAAACATTACAAGCCAGCCAATGCTGTCTTTATGTCGTTGATCCACAGGAAAGGCTGATGGCTCATATTCATGAGGGACGACGAGTCATCAGGAATATTGAACTGATGATCCGCCTTGCAGATACCTTGGATTTTCCTGTGATCGCCAATACGCAATATAAGAAAGGGATCGGTCCGATTGTTGAAGAGCTAATACCTCTGCTTGCAGATTGGCCATGCATTGATAAAACGGAGTTTAACGGGCTAGACAATGCGAATGTGCGTTGTATGCTCGGTAAGTTACCCGCAAGCGTTGATACTCTTCTGCTCTGCGGAGTAGAGAGCCATATCTGTGTCTACCAAACAGCTATGGGGGCAATGCGGGCCGGGTATGATGTGCGGGTGGTTGCGGATGCTGTTTCTTCCCGTACCCCGGAAAATGACGTCTACGGAAGAGAGCGCCTGCGCGAGATCGGCGCAGTTGTTGCCCCGGCTGAAATGATCATCTACGAATTGCTGCAAAAAGCCGGAACCCCAGCCTTTAAAGCCATGCTTCCCTATTTGAAATAA
- a CDS encoding dissimilatory sulfite reductase D family protein encodes MAMSVEEVEAAMIEKATKSPKPQLYVKDFYKCDPDRKPRDIKKIANALVTKGELMFWSSGSTTMYARPDRIKDEEGSEGIN; translated from the coding sequence ATGGCAATGAGTGTTGAAGAAGTAGAAGCTGCGATGATTGAAAAGGCGACCAAATCGCCAAAGCCGCAGTTGTACGTAAAGGATTTTTATAAATGTGATCCTGATCGTAAACCTCGTGATATCAAAAAGATCGCTAATGCGCTGGTAACCAAGGGAGAATTGATGTTCTGGTCCTCTGGTTCTACCACCATGTACGCTCGTCCAGATCGTATCAAGGACGAAGAGGGGAGCGAAGGGATTAATTAA
- the dsrB gene encoding dissimilatory-type sulfite reductase subunit beta: MGYDPKNPMEGRITDLGPRSYTEMLPPVIAANKGKWDYHEILAPGILLHVGQSGDECYTVRVGSPRLVSIEYVRELCDIADKFCDGYLRFTTRNNVEFMIDSKEKCDALVEDLKSRETKLPVGGTGACVTNIVHTQGWVHCHTPATDASGPVKAVMDDLFEYFGSMTLPAQVRIALACCLNMCGAVHASDIAILGVHRKPPMIDHTRITGVCELPLAISACPLGAVKPAKAEVNGEEIKTVKVNADRCMFCGNCYTMCPAMPLADPEGDGIAILVGGKVSNAKSAPKFSKLVIPFLPNTPPRWPETVEAIRKIVEVYAKDAKKYERIGEWAERIGWEKFFEKCEIPFTDKSIDDYRLAYDTWRTSTQFKYTNATDAYTK, from the coding sequence ATGGGTTACGATCCTAAAAATCCTATGGAAGGCCGGATTACCGACTTAGGGCCTCGTTCATACACGGAAATGCTGCCGCCGGTTATCGCGGCCAACAAGGGAAAATGGGATTACCATGAAATCCTGGCTCCCGGCATCCTGCTCCATGTAGGTCAGAGCGGAGATGAGTGCTACACCGTACGTGTTGGTTCTCCTCGTCTGGTTTCCATCGAGTATGTTCGTGAACTGTGTGACATCGCAGATAAGTTCTGTGATGGTTACCTGCGCTTCACCACCCGTAACAACGTGGAGTTCATGATCGACTCCAAAGAAAAATGCGATGCTCTGGTTGAAGACCTGAAGAGCCGTGAGACAAAACTGCCCGTTGGTGGTACAGGTGCTTGTGTAACCAACATCGTTCACACCCAGGGTTGGGTACACTGCCACACCCCGGCAACCGATGCTTCCGGTCCGGTTAAGGCTGTTATGGATGACCTGTTCGAGTACTTTGGTTCCATGACACTGCCTGCGCAGGTACGTATTGCTCTGGCTTGCTGCCTGAACATGTGTGGTGCTGTTCATGCGTCTGATATCGCTATTCTCGGTGTGCATCGTAAGCCGCCGATGATTGACCACACCCGTATTACCGGTGTTTGTGAGTTGCCTTTGGCTATCTCTGCTTGTCCGCTCGGAGCTGTTAAGCCTGCTAAGGCTGAGGTGAACGGCGAAGAGATCAAGACTGTAAAGGTTAATGCTGATCGTTGTATGTTCTGCGGTAACTGCTATACCATGTGTCCTGCTATGCCTTTGGCTGATCCCGAAGGTGATGGTATTGCCATTCTGGTTGGTGGTAAGGTTTCTAACGCGAAATCTGCTCCGAAATTCTCCAAGCTGGTTATCCCCTTCCTGCCTAACACCCCGCCGCGTTGGCCGGAGACTGTTGAGGCTATCCGCAAGATCGTTGAGGTCTATGCTAAGGATGCCAAGAAGTACGAGCGTATCGGCGAGTGGGCTGAGCGTATCGGTTGGGAGAAGTTCTTTGAGAAGTGTGAGATTCCGTTTACCGATAAGTCTATCGACGATTACCGTCTGGCTTATGATACATGGCGGACATCTACACAGTTCAAGTACACCAACGCGACAGACGCTTACACCAAGTAA
- the dsrA gene encoding dissimilatory-type sulfite reductase subunit alpha, translating to MAKHDTPLLDELENGPWPSFVTDMKRQAETHPECWDILGQLELSFKDRITHWKHGGIVGVFGYGGGIVGRYSDVPDRFPGVEHFHTVRIAQPSGLYYSTKNLRSLMDLWDKYGSGMTNMHGSTGDMILLGTRTENLEPLFWDLTHDLDQDLGGSGSNLRTPSCCLGDSRCEWSCYDAQDVCYHLTMHYQDEIHRPAFPYKFKFKFSGCPNDCVASIARSDFAVIGTWKDDIQVDQAGVKEYMAGNYPANGGAHAGRDWGAFDIQKEVLDICPTNCMWMEGDELKIDNSECTRCMHCINVMPRALKPGKEKGATICIGAKAPILDGAQFATMVIPFIEVSKENEYENVIDVIEQVWDWWMEVGKNRERVGETMQRIGLPTFLKVMEVEAMPQHVKEPRSNPYVFWKEEEVEGGFERDVQAFRKRHAA from the coding sequence ATGGCAAAGCATGATACGCCTTTGTTGGACGAACTGGAAAACGGCCCTTGGCCAAGTTTCGTTACCGACATGAAGCGCCAGGCAGAGACACACCCAGAATGCTGGGATATTCTCGGTCAGCTGGAGCTTTCGTTCAAAGACAGAATTACACACTGGAAGCATGGCGGTATCGTTGGTGTTTTTGGATATGGCGGTGGTATCGTAGGACGTTACTCTGACGTTCCTGATAGGTTCCCCGGCGTAGAGCACTTCCACACCGTTCGTATTGCACAGCCTTCTGGTCTGTACTACTCCACCAAGAACCTGCGTTCTCTGATGGATCTGTGGGATAAGTACGGTTCTGGTATGACCAATATGCATGGTTCTACCGGTGACATGATTCTCCTCGGTACCCGTACCGAAAATCTGGAGCCGCTGTTCTGGGATCTGACCCATGATCTGGATCAGGATCTTGGTGGTTCTGGCTCTAACCTGCGTACCCCTTCTTGTTGTCTGGGTGATTCTCGCTGTGAGTGGTCTTGCTACGATGCGCAGGATGTTTGCTATCATTTGACCATGCATTATCAGGATGAGATCCATCGTCCTGCTTTCCCTTATAAGTTTAAATTCAAATTTTCCGGTTGCCCGAACGACTGTGTTGCTTCTATCGCACGTTCTGACTTTGCAGTAATCGGTACCTGGAAAGATGATATCCAGGTTGATCAGGCTGGTGTAAAAGAGTACATGGCTGGTAACTACCCTGCAAATGGTGGTGCGCATGCTGGTCGTGACTGGGGTGCATTCGACATTCAGAAAGAAGTTCTGGATATCTGCCCGACCAACTGCATGTGGATGGAAGGCGATGAGCTGAAAATCGATAACTCTGAGTGTACCCGTTGTATGCATTGCATCAACGTTATGCCTCGCGCTCTGAAGCCGGGTAAAGAGAAAGGCGCTACCATCTGCATCGGTGCGAAGGCTCCGATCCTGGATGGTGCGCAGTTCGCTACCATGGTTATTCCTTTCATCGAAGTTTCCAAAGAGAACGAGTACGAGAACGTGATCGATGTCATCGAGCAGGTTTGGGACTGGTGGATGGAAGTTGGTAAGAACCGTGAGCGTGTTGGTGAGACCATGCAGCGCATCGGCCTGCCTACCTTCCTGAAGGTTATGGAAGTTGAGGCTATGCCGCAGCATGTGAAAGAGCCGCGTTCTAACCCCTACGTTTTCTGGAAGGAAGAGGAAGTCGAAGGCGGATTTGAGCGTGACGTTCAAGCGTTCCGCAAGAGGCATGCAGCGTAA
- the hisA gene encoding phosphoribosylformimino-5-aminoimidazole carboxamide ribotide isomerase encodes MRFRPCIDLHSGKVKQIVGSTLSDSDSANLRTNFSSQFSSAHYAQMYREDNLPGGHVIMLGPGNEEAATEALQAWPDGLQIGGGITAENAEVWLERGASHVIVTSHVFHDGQLDGERLDKLCQLIGKEHLVLDLSCRWKDDGYYVVTDRWQKFTNLKISSQLLEQLEQRCDEFLIHAVDVEGKCMGVDERLIALLAAAEISKPVTYAGGVTNLNDLELINKAGKSRLDATVGSALDIFGGTGCTYQEVVEFHKNHAC; translated from the coding sequence ATGCGTTTTCGTCCCTGCATTGACCTGCATAGCGGCAAGGTCAAACAAATTGTTGGATCCACGCTGAGTGACAGCGATTCTGCAAACCTGCGCACCAATTTTTCTTCACAATTTTCCTCGGCCCACTATGCCCAGATGTACCGCGAAGACAATCTTCCCGGAGGCCATGTCATTATGCTGGGACCTGGTAATGAAGAGGCGGCAACAGAGGCCTTGCAGGCCTGGCCGGATGGGTTACAGATCGGGGGTGGGATAACAGCAGAAAATGCAGAGGTGTGGCTGGAACGTGGTGCATCTCATGTCATTGTTACATCTCATGTTTTTCATGATGGACAGCTTGATGGGGAACGTCTGGATAAGCTCTGTCAGCTCATAGGTAAAGAGCATTTAGTGCTGGATTTGAGTTGTCGCTGGAAGGATGATGGATACTACGTTGTGACAGATCGATGGCAAAAATTCACGAACCTGAAAATCAGTTCTCAGCTTCTTGAGCAGCTTGAACAACGCTGCGATGAATTTTTAATTCATGCGGTTGATGTCGAGGGAAAATGCATGGGAGTTGATGAACGGCTGATTGCGCTTCTGGCAGCAGCTGAGATCAGTAAACCGGTCACGTATGCTGGCGGAGTTACGAACCTGAATGATCTGGAGCTTATTAATAAAGCTGGGAAGTCCAGGTTGGACGCAACAGTTGGAAGTGCATTAGATATTTTTGGTGGCACAGGGTGTACCTATCAGGAGGTCGTGGAATTTCACAAGAATCATGCCTGTTAG
- the fusA gene encoding elongation factor G, whose translation MNKDLEKVRNIGISAHIDSGKTTLTERILFYTQRIHAIHEVRGKDGVGATMDSMELEKERGITIQSAATYCTWKDIDINIIDTPGHVDFTVEVERALRVLDGAILILCSVGGVQSQSITVDRQMTRYNVPRIAFINKCDRTGANPERVAQQLRDKLNLNAVMIQLPIGLESDLEGMVDLVSMKAIYFDGEQGDQIRYEEIPESLKDKAEEKREELLDAVSMFSDELMEAMLEEEDIPEELVHEAIRKGTLALELAPVMIGSAYKNKGVQPLLDAVEKYLPCPTDVENTALDLDKDEEERKVSNDPNDPLVALAFKLEDGRYGQLTYVRTYQGVLKKGETIYNTRTGKKVKVGRLVRMHANEMEEIDEAGSGDIVGLFGVDCASGDTFCDSKVNWSMSSMHIPAPVISLAITPKDNKAQDNMSKALNRFGKEDPTFQTFVDHETGETIISGMGELHLEVYIERMKREYKAEVEVGAPRVAYREAITQRAEFNYTHKKQTGGSGQFGRVGGYMEPLEEEEYEFVDEIVGGVIPREYIPSCDKGFQASMEKGVLIGAPVTGVRCVINDGSFHAVDSSDMAFQQAAKGAFKEGYKKAGAVIMEPIMKVAVEGPSEFQGAIMGSLNQRRGMIVGTSEEGSYTVVEAEMPLSEMFGYSTTLRSLTQGKAEFTMEFSTYKQVPKSVSEELIKEYEESKKNG comes from the coding sequence ATGAACAAAGATCTGGAGAAAGTACGGAATATAGGCATCAGTGCCCATATCGATTCGGGCAAGACAACACTTACCGAGCGAATCCTTTTCTACACACAGCGTATCCATGCTATCCATGAGGTACGTGGTAAGGATGGTGTTGGTGCGACGATGGATTCCATGGAGTTGGAAAAAGAGCGTGGTATCACCATTCAGTCGGCAGCCACCTACTGTACATGGAAAGATATTGATATCAATATCATTGATACACCAGGTCATGTGGACTTTACCGTTGAAGTTGAGCGTGCTCTGCGGGTACTTGACGGTGCTATTCTGATTCTCTGCTCTGTTGGTGGTGTGCAGTCACAGTCTATCACGGTTGACCGTCAGATGACTCGGTACAATGTTCCCCGTATTGCCTTTATTAATAAATGTGATCGGACAGGTGCTAACCCAGAGCGTGTTGCCCAACAGCTGCGGGATAAGCTGAACCTTAACGCTGTTATGATTCAGTTGCCTATCGGTTTGGAATCAGATCTGGAAGGCATGGTAGATTTAGTTTCCATGAAGGCTATCTATTTTGATGGCGAGCAGGGAGACCAAATCCGCTATGAGGAGATTCCTGAGAGCCTGAAAGATAAGGCGGAAGAGAAACGGGAAGAACTGCTGGATGCAGTTTCCATGTTCTCTGATGAGCTGATGGAGGCTATGCTGGAGGAAGAGGACATCCCTGAAGAGTTGGTCCATGAGGCCATCCGTAAAGGGACCTTGGCCCTGGAACTGGCTCCAGTTATGATAGGTTCTGCATATAAGAATAAGGGTGTTCAGCCTTTGCTGGATGCGGTTGAGAAATACCTGCCATGCCCGACCGATGTAGAAAATACAGCCCTTGATCTGGATAAAGATGAAGAGGAAAGAAAGGTTTCTAATGACCCGAATGATCCTCTGGTGGCTCTGGCCTTTAAATTGGAAGATGGACGCTACGGTCAGTTGACCTATGTTCGGACCTACCAGGGTGTGTTGAAGAAAGGTGAGACCATCTACAACACCAGAACCGGCAAGAAGGTCAAGGTCGGACGTCTGGTACGTATGCACGCCAATGAGATGGAGGAAATTGACGAGGCTGGTTCCGGTGATATCGTTGGTCTCTTCGGTGTTGATTGTGCCTCTGGTGATACCTTCTGTGATAGCAAGGTGAATTGGTCCATGAGCTCCATGCATATTCCTGCACCGGTTATCTCTCTGGCCATTACCCCGAAAGACAATAAGGCCCAGGATAATATGTCCAAGGCTCTGAATAGATTTGGTAAAGAAGATCCAACTTTCCAGACCTTTGTTGATCATGAGACCGGTGAAACCATTATTTCCGGTATGGGTGAGCTGCATCTTGAGGTCTATATTGAGCGCATGAAGCGTGAGTACAAGGCTGAAGTTGAGGTTGGTGCTCCTCGGGTTGCCTACCGCGAGGCCATTACCCAACGGGCCGAATTCAACTACACCCATAAGAAACAGACCGGTGGTTCTGGTCAGTTTGGTCGTGTGGGCGGCTATATGGAGCCGTTGGAAGAGGAAGAGTACGAATTTGTTGATGAGATCGTGGGTGGTGTTATCCCGCGAGAGTATATTCCTTCCTGTGATAAGGGCTTCCAGGCTTCTATGGAAAAAGGTGTTCTTATCGGTGCTCCGGTTACCGGCGTGCGCTGCGTTATTAATGACGGTAGCTTCCATGCTGTTGACTCCTCGGATATGGCTTTCCAACAGGCTGCCAAGGGTGCCTTTAAAGAGGGCTATAAAAAGGCCGGTGCTGTCATTATGGAGCCTATTATGAAGGTGGCCGTAGAAGGTCCTTCTGAGTTCCAGGGAGCAATTATGGGCAGCCTGAACCAGCGACGTGGTATGATTGTTGGTACCTCAGAAGAGGGGAGCTACACCGTTGTTGAGGCGGAGATGCCTTTGTCCGAGATGTTTGGCTACTCAACCACCCTGCGTTCTCTGACCCAGGGTAAGGCTGAATTCACGATGGAATTCTCAACCTATAAGCAGGTTCCAAAGAGTGTTTCTGAGGAGCTGATTAAGGAATACGAAGAATCCAAGAAGAACGGCTAA